In Streptomyces pluripotens, the genomic window GGCAGCGGGGCGTGTACCCCGTAGAAGGCGAGCAGACGGGGAACCGCCACCACGTGGTCGTACATCTTCCGCTGCTCCGCTCGCCATGGGACGTCCGAGGCCAGTCTCTCGAAGAGGATGTCCGCCCCGCTCAGCCAGCCTGGCAGCACGTCGATCCAGGCACCGGAGCCCAGCTCGGTCCGGCCCAGTCCGCCGAGCGGGCCGAGCCGCACCTCGTCGGTCTGGTCGAAGAGGGAGCCCTGTAGGTGCGTGGACATGGGTCCAGACTACGCCTTAATCGAATGTACGTTCCCTTATGTTCGTTGCGTGCGCCAGCCCTCGTCCGTCCCCTCGGATCTGCGGGGGCCTTTCGATACACCGATGTATCGGATACATTCATGTATCGATTGAGAGGGTGGTGGGCGTGGAAGAGCGACCCAGACGCATCACCCGGCGCCGGAGCCGCACCCGGGCCAGGCTGCTTGACGCCGCGTTCGCGGTCTTCGCCGCCAAGGGCTTCGGGCGGGTGTCCATCGAGGAGATCTGTGACGCCGCCGGGTTCAGCCGGGGCGCCTTCTACTCGAACTTCGCCACCCTGGACGAACTGTTCTTCGCGCTCTACCGGCAGCGCGCTGATCTCATCGCTTCCCAGGTCGCCGACGCGCTCGGCCGGGACGGCACGGAACTGGACGTGTCCGCGTCCGTGGACCGGGTCACCGAGGTGCTGCTGCTCGACGTGGACTGGCTGCTGGTGAAGACCGACTTCCTGGTGCATGCCGCGCGCGACCCGGCCGTCGCCCGGTCCCTCCTCGACCACCGCGCTCTGCTCCGGCAGGCCATTGCCGACCGGCTCTTCCGGGCTCGGGGCGCCCACGCGCTCCCCGCCGTACTCGGTGACGTCCACGGCGCCGCGCACGCGGTGGTCGCCGCCTACGACGGGGTCACCACACAGCTGTTGCTGGACAAGGACGTCGAGGCCGCCCGGGCCTGGCTCAGGCAGCTGCTGACGGCGCTGCTCACGGACGGCAGCCGGACCCCCTCGTGAGCACCCCGGGCCGACGGCCCCCGGTACGAGCACTCCCTGGTACGAGCAGTCCTGCACGAGCACCCCACAGATCAGCAGTCAGGCACGAGCACCCCAGGTATGAGCACTGACAGGAAGGACACAGCCGCCATGGACGCGGATGTCATCGTCGTCGGAGCGGGTCTCGCCGGCCTGGTCGCGGCCCACGAACTCACCAGCCGGGGCCGCCGGGTGGCCCTGGTCGACCAGGAGAACGCGGCCAACCTCGGAGGGCAGGCGTTCTGGTCCTTCGGCGGGCTCTTCCTCGTCGACTCCCCCGAGCAGCGCCGGCTCGGCATCAAAGACTCCTTCGATCTCGCGTGGAACGACTGGTGGGGCAGCGCCGGATTCGACCGACTGGAGGACGAGGACGCCTGGGGCGTGCGCTGGGCCCGGGCCTACGTCGAGTTCGCCGCCGGCGAGAAGCGGTCCTGGCTCAGGGGGCACGGCATCGAGCTGCTGCCCACCGTCGGCTGGGCGGAGCGCGGCGACCTGAGGGCGAACGGGCACGGCAACTCCGTACCGCGCTTCCACATCGCCTGGGGCACGGGCACCGGCGTGGTGGAACCCTTCGTCGGATACGCCCGCCAGGCCGCCCGGGACGGGCTGCTGACCTTCTACCACCGTCACCGGGTGGACGAGCTGGTCATCGTGGAAGGCGGGGCACACGGGGTGCGCGGCACCGTCCTCGCCGACGACGACTCACCGCGCGGCGTCGCCTCGAACCGCGACCGGCTCGGTGACTTCGAGCTCACCGCCCAGGCTGTGGTCATCACCACCGGCGGGATCGGTGCCAACCACGAGATCGTCCGCCGTCACTGGCCCGAGCGGCTGGGCACACCCCCGGCCGAGATGGTCACCGGCGTCCCCGCCTACGTTGACGGCCGGATGCTCGACATCAGCGCCGAGGCGGGCGTACGCCTGGTCAACCGTGACCGGATGTGGCACTACACCGAGGGCCTGCAGAACTGGAGCCCCATCTGGCCGGGGCACGGCATCCGGATCCTCCCCGGTCCGTCCTCGATCTGGCTCGACGCCCTGGGGCGCCGGCTGCCCGACCCCTGCCTGCCCGGCTATGACACCCTCAACACGCTCAAGCACCTGCGCACCACCGAGGACATCGCCGGGTACGACCACTCCTGGTTCATCCTGACCCGGAAGATCATCGAGAAGGAGTTCGCGCTTTCCGGATCCGAGCAGAACCCTGACATCACGGCCAAGGACCGCAAGGCGGTACTGCGCGACCGGTTGCTGGGCAAAGGCGCCCCCGTACCGGTGCAGGCGTTCCTCGACCGGGGCGCTGATTTCGTCACCGCCAGCACACTGGAGCAGTTGGTCGGGAAGATGAACGACCTGGCCGGGAAGCCACTGCTGGACGCCGCTGCGGTACGCCACCAGATCGAGGCGCGTGACCTGCAGATCGTCAACCCCTACAGCAAGGACTCCCAGGTCCAGGGCATCCGCAACGCCCGTCGCTACATCGGTGACCGGCTCGGCCGGGTTGCCGCCCCGCACCGCATCCTCGACCCGGCAGCAGGTCCCCTCATTGGTGTTCGGCTCCACGTGCTGACCCGCAAGACCCTCGGCGGCATCCAGACCGACCTAGACGCGTGTGCCCTGGGTGCCGACGGCACGCCGATCGACGGGCTGTACGCGGCGGGTGAGGTAGCCGGGTTCGGTGGTGGCGGCGTGCACGGGTACAACGCCCTGGAGGGGACGTTCCTCGGCGGCTGCCTGTTCTCCGGGCGGGCCGCGGGACGGCACGCGGCCCGCCAGACGGGTTGACGGCGCACAGAGCCGTTCGTGCCGCATCCCCGGTGGTGACCTTCGGTGGCTTCGCTGGCCGAGCGGTTCCGCCACCGGTCGTCCGACAGCCGGGGCCTCAGCGCTGCAGCAACTCCGCGAGCACCCGCGCGTGGCTCCGCTCCAGGTTCCGGGACGCCGTCAGCAGCGTCACTTGTCCTGCACGCGCCGAGTTCCTGAGGTCTTCGAGGAGTTCGGCGGCCTCAGGAGTGCCGAGCTCCGCCTCATAGCGGAGGCGGAAGTCCTCGTACGACCCGCCGCCGTGATACCACCTGCGCAGTTCGGTCGAGGGGGTGAGCACCTTGGGCCATGCGTCGACACGGGCCGCGTCCTTGGCGAGCCCGCGCGGCCACAGCCGGTCGACCAGGACGCGAAGGCCGTCGTCGGGCTCGGGCGGCTCATAGATCCGGCGCACGCGCACGTGCACGGTCAGGCCCCTCTCGGTCGCGGAACGGTAGCGCGAGCCTACGGGACCCACTCGGCACACCCGGGGTCGACGCGGCGCGCCCTGACCTGAAGAGATCAAGACACGGCGTGACTTGGCCTGAACGAGACGGAGAACGGGACCCCAGCACCCCTAATCTGTCGGCCAGTCGATCATCGGTCACCCCTGAGGAGCGCATGTGAGGCACCTTCGCAGACAGCCCGCGCGACGCCGTACCGCCGTCCTGCGGCGTGACGTGGTCCTCGCCACCATCCCGGTGGCCGTGGCCGCGCTGCTCGGTACCGGTGGACCCGCGGCGGCCGGCACGCCCGGCACGCCCTGCGCGGCCGGCGCGCCGGGCGCGGGCGACGCCTACTTCCCGCTCAGCGGCAACGGCGGCTACCACGTTGGTCACTACGACCTGACGCTCCGATACGACACCACCGCACGCCAGCTCGACGGCAGGGCCGTCCTCACCGCCCGTGCCACCCAACGGCTCACCCGCTTCGATCTGGACCTGCAGGGTCTGGAGGTCACGTCGGTCACCGTCGGCCGGGCACGGGCGGCCTTCCGGCACGACGGCCAGGAACTCGTCATCACTCCGCGCCGAACCCTGCACAGGGGGCAGGGCTTCCGCGTCACGGTCGTCTACCGGGGCACCCCGAAACCGGTCACCGACCCCGACGGTTCGGCGGACGGCTGGATCCCCACCGATGACGGAGCGTTCGTCGCGGGTGAGCCGCAGGGCGCGATGACCTGGTTCCCGGCGAACAGCCATCCCAAGGACAAGTCGACGTACGACTTCACGATCACCGTCCCGCGAGGGCGTACCGCGGTCGCCAACGGCACCCTGCTCCGGCGGTACACCGGGCACGGGTACACCACCTTCCACTGGCGTGAAAACCGGCCCATGGCCGCTTATCTGGCCACCGCCACCATCGGCAAGTTCACGGTGGAGCGGTACACCACCCGTGACGGCGTCCAGGTGTTCAACGCCGTCGACACCCGGGAGGCGCGCGCCGCCGCGCCGGTGCTGAGGAAGCTGCCCGCCGTCCTGGCCTGGGAGAGCGAGCTGTTCGGGCCCTATCCGTTCCGGGCCGCCGGGGCGGTCGTCGACCATGCTCCGGGCGTGGGCTACGCGCTGGAGACCCAGACCCGGCCGGTCTACGACTCCGCGCCCGACCTGAGCACCCTGGTGCACGAAAGCGCCCACCAGTGGTTCGGTGACTCCGTCTCGCTGACCTCCTGGAAGGACATCTGGCTCAACGAGGGTTTCGCCACCTACGCCGAGTGGCTGTACGCCGAGCAGCACGGCGGTGACAGCGCCCAGAAGACCTTCGACGCCTTCTACGCCCGTCCCGCGAACGACCGGTTGTGGGCCTATCCGCCCGGCGACCCGGGTAGCGGTGCCCACCTCTTCGGCTCCCCCGTCTACGCCCGTGGTGCCATGGCCCTGCACGAGGTGCGCAGGGCCGTCGGCGACCGGGATTTCTTTCGGATCCTGCGTGCCTGGGCGTCCGGGCACCGGTACGGTCACGGCACGACCGCGCAGTTCGTGAGGCTTGCCGAGACCAAGTCGGGGAAGAGGCTGGACGGGTTGTTCCGCACCTGGCTGTACACGAAGGGCAAACCGGACAGCGCCTGATCGCTGACCGGTCTCCGGCCGCCGGAGACCGCATCAGCTTGGGGGCCGTACCGGCCGTGGTGCGGGGCAGGCCGGACCGGGCGTGGACGACAGACGAAGGGTCGCCCCTGCACCGGCCCTCAGCGGCGCAGGGCCGCTGCGGCAGTCACTGTCACCGCTTCGGCGAGGGCCGCGAGCGCGGGGGAGTCGAGTTTCCATTGCTGCCAGTACAGGCTGACATCGACCCACTCGCCGGGAGCGAGCAGCACCAGCCGCCCCTCGGTCAGCAGCGGGCCAGCCTGGGCCTCCGGCACCATGCCCCAGCCAAGCCCCGCGGTGACCGCATCCACGAACCCCTCCGAGGTGGGCACGTAGTGCCGGAACGGACCGGCCGCACCGTGGCCTAGCCGACGTACGAAGCCGTCCTGGAAGTCGTCCTTGCGGTCGAAGACGACGACGGGGGCGCTGGGCAGGACGTCCGGCAGGGACCGCCCCGCCAAGTGGGTCCGGGCGAACTGCGGTGCGGCGGCAGGAAGGTAGCGCATCCGTCCGAGCGGTCGGACAGTGCAGCCGGGCACCGGTTCGGGCGAGGAGGTCACCGCGGCCATCACCAGACCCTCGCGCAGCAGGGCCGCCGTGTGGTCCTCGTCCTCCCGGTGCAGTTCGAAGCACAGCCCCGCCACCCGGGTCAGTGACGGGAGGAACCAGGTCGCCAGCGAGTCCGCGTTCACCGCGACCGACACGCGTGTCGGCTCGCCGGTACCACTCAGCCCCAGTTCGTCCCACGCGTCCCGCTCCAGTCGTGCGAGCTGCCGGGCGAACCGCACCAGTACCGCGCCGGACTCTGTCGGCCGTACCGGTTTGGCGCGCTGCAACAGCACCCTCCCGGTGCGTTGTTCGAGGGCCTTGACCCGCTGGCTGACCGCCGACGGGGTCACATGCAGTGCGGCCGCCGCCGCGTCGAAGGTGCCCTCATCGACCACGGCGAGGAGTGTCCGTACCTGTTCCACGGGGAGATCCATCATCACAATGGCTAATGTTACGTAAGAAACTTTAGCTGTACTTCCGGGATTGGCTTTTCTAGCGTCGACGGCATGAACCACCCCCTGACGGCCGCAGCCGCCGGATTCGGCACAGGCCTCTCCCTGATCGTCGCCATCGGCGCGCAGAACGCCTTCGTCCTGCGGCAAGGGGTCCGGCGGCATGCCGTTCTCGCTGTGGTCGGCGTCTGCGCCCTGTCCGACGCCGTGCTCATCGCGCTGGGCGTGGGCGGGGTCGGGGCCGTCGTGGTGCGCTGGCCGGGGGCGGTCAGGGGTGTCGGCCTCGTCGGCGGCGCCTTCCTGCTCGGCTACGGCGCACTCGCCGCCCGCCGGGTCCTCAAGCCGGGCACCGGACTGCAGGTCGACGGTGATGCAGCCGGCTCCCGCAACCGGGCGGTGCTCTCCTGCCTGGCGATGACCTGGCTCAATCCGCACGTGTACCTGGACACCGTGTTCTTGCTCGGCTCCCTTGCCACAGGTCAGGGCCCGTTGCGCTGGACCTTCGGACTCGGCGCCGCGCTCGCCAGCGTGTGCTGGTTCGCCGCGCTCGGCTTTGGTGCCCGGTTCCTGGGCCGGTTCCTGTCCAGGCCAGGAGCGTGGCGGCTCCT contains:
- a CDS encoding M1 family metallopeptidase — translated: MRHLRRQPARRRTAVLRRDVVLATIPVAVAALLGTGGPAAAGTPGTPCAAGAPGAGDAYFPLSGNGGYHVGHYDLTLRYDTTARQLDGRAVLTARATQRLTRFDLDLQGLEVTSVTVGRARAAFRHDGQELVITPRRTLHRGQGFRVTVVYRGTPKPVTDPDGSADGWIPTDDGAFVAGEPQGAMTWFPANSHPKDKSTYDFTITVPRGRTAVANGTLLRRYTGHGYTTFHWRENRPMAAYLATATIGKFTVERYTTRDGVQVFNAVDTREARAAAPVLRKLPAVLAWESELFGPYPFRAAGAVVDHAPGVGYALETQTRPVYDSAPDLSTLVHESAHQWFGDSVSLTSWKDIWLNEGFATYAEWLYAEQHGGDSAQKTFDAFYARPANDRLWAYPPGDPGSGAHLFGSPVYARGAMALHEVRRAVGDRDFFRILRAWASGHRYGHGTTAQFVRLAETKSGKRLDGLFRTWLYTKGKPDSA
- a CDS encoding DUF488 domain-containing protein encodes the protein MHVRVRRIYEPPEPDDGLRVLVDRLWPRGLAKDAARVDAWPKVLTPSTELRRWYHGGGSYEDFRLRYEAELGTPEAAELLEDLRNSARAGQVTLLTASRNLERSHARVLAELLQR
- a CDS encoding LysR family transcriptional regulator ArgP; this translates as MMMDLPVEQVRTLLAVVDEGTFDAAAAALHVTPSAVSQRVKALEQRTGRVLLQRAKPVRPTESGAVLVRFARQLARLERDAWDELGLSGTGEPTRVSVAVNADSLATWFLPSLTRVAGLCFELHREDEDHTAALLREGLVMAAVTSSPEPVPGCTVRPLGRMRYLPAAAPQFARTHLAGRSLPDVLPSAPVVVFDRKDDFQDGFVRRLGHGAAGPFRHYVPTSEGFVDAVTAGLGWGMVPEAQAGPLLTEGRLVLLAPGEWVDVSLYWQQWKLDSPALAALAEAVTVTAAAALRR
- a CDS encoding TetR/AcrR family transcriptional regulator, which codes for MEERPRRITRRRSRTRARLLDAAFAVFAAKGFGRVSIEEICDAAGFSRGAFYSNFATLDELFFALYRQRADLIASQVADALGRDGTELDVSASVDRVTEVLLLDVDWLLVKTDFLVHAARDPAVARSLLDHRALLRQAIADRLFRARGAHALPAVLGDVHGAAHAVVAAYDGVTTQLLLDKDVEAARAWLRQLLTALLTDGSRTPS
- a CDS encoding LysE/ArgO family amino acid transporter, which encodes MNHPLTAAAAGFGTGLSLIVAIGAQNAFVLRQGVRRHAVLAVVGVCALSDAVLIALGVGGVGAVVVRWPGAVRGVGLVGGAFLLGYGALAARRVLKPGTGLQVDGDAAGSRNRAVLSCLAMTWLNPHVYLDTVFLLGSLATGQGPLRWTFGLGAALASVCWFAALGFGARFLGRFLSRPGAWRLLDGLVAATMLAWGARLAAGL
- a CDS encoding FAD-binding dehydrogenase; protein product: MDADVIVVGAGLAGLVAAHELTSRGRRVALVDQENAANLGGQAFWSFGGLFLVDSPEQRRLGIKDSFDLAWNDWWGSAGFDRLEDEDAWGVRWARAYVEFAAGEKRSWLRGHGIELLPTVGWAERGDLRANGHGNSVPRFHIAWGTGTGVVEPFVGYARQAARDGLLTFYHRHRVDELVIVEGGAHGVRGTVLADDDSPRGVASNRDRLGDFELTAQAVVITTGGIGANHEIVRRHWPERLGTPPAEMVTGVPAYVDGRMLDISAEAGVRLVNRDRMWHYTEGLQNWSPIWPGHGIRILPGPSSIWLDALGRRLPDPCLPGYDTLNTLKHLRTTEDIAGYDHSWFILTRKIIEKEFALSGSEQNPDITAKDRKAVLRDRLLGKGAPVPVQAFLDRGADFVTASTLEQLVGKMNDLAGKPLLDAAAVRHQIEARDLQIVNPYSKDSQVQGIRNARRYIGDRLGRVAAPHRILDPAAGPLIGVRLHVLTRKTLGGIQTDLDACALGADGTPIDGLYAAGEVAGFGGGGVHGYNALEGTFLGGCLFSGRAAGRHAARQTG